From Candidatus Edwardsbacteria bacterium, a single genomic window includes:
- a CDS encoding nitroreductase family protein — translation MADSKMPSHHGVKQVPKGSYPNDTLKLLIERGSCRNFTSKKIPPRTMDHILRAGAHAATGGNLQPYSVIKIENSRTNKKLAEMCHQPFIGQAPANLLFCLDWRRLERWAKLEGAPFTANNSFRHFWISFQDAIICAQNICTAADSLGLGSVYIGTVMEFFPRLKKMFKLPKGVFPIVLLTLGYPKSKPKSRKKLPPSVAVHNERYSDLTDAALLKAFDDKYPDVRIELTPDRLKRFQNVCLKVGGKRFADNCVAKAKEQGYINPVQRYFGLHYVADLMVQGNGRFLKQFEASGFGWFRDFKLKGGK, via the coding sequence ATGGCGGACAGTAAAATGCCTTCCCACCACGGCGTTAAACAGGTGCCGAAAGGCAGCTATCCCAACGATACCCTCAAACTGCTGATAGAACGGGGAAGCTGCCGGAATTTCACCAGTAAAAAGATCCCGCCCCGGACCATGGATCACATCTTAAGGGCCGGGGCTCACGCCGCCACTGGGGGCAACCTGCAGCCCTATTCGGTCATAAAAATAGAAAACTCCCGAACCAATAAGAAACTGGCCGAAATGTGCCACCAGCCTTTTATCGGGCAGGCTCCGGCCAACCTGTTGTTCTGCCTCGACTGGCGGCGTTTGGAGCGCTGGGCCAAACTGGAAGGCGCGCCCTTCACCGCCAATAATTCCTTCCGTCATTTCTGGATATCTTTCCAGGATGCCATCATCTGCGCCCAGAACATCTGCACCGCGGCCGATTCACTGGGCCTGGGTTCGGTGTATATCGGGACGGTGATGGAATTCTTCCCCCGGCTGAAAAAGATGTTCAAACTGCCCAAGGGGGTTTTCCCGATCGTTCTTTTGACCCTGGGATATCCCAAGAGCAAGCCCAAGTCCAGGAAGAAACTTCCTCCGTCGGTAGCGGTGCATAACGAAAGATATTCCGACCTGACGGATGCCGCCCTGCTAAAAGCCTTTGACGATAAGTATCCCGATGTAAGGATTGAGCTGACGCCGGATCGCCTGAAAAGATTCCAAAATGTATGCCTGAAGGTGGGCGGCAAGAGATTTGCCGATAACTGTGTCGCCAAAGCAAAGGAACAGGGGTATATCAATCCAGTCCAGCGCTATTTCGGATTGCATTATGTGGCCGATCTGATGGTCCAGGGTAATGGCCGTTTTTTAAAACAATTTGAAGCCTCTGGATTCGGGTGGTTCCGTGATTTCAAACTGAAGGGCGGAAAATGA